A genomic stretch from Campylobacter lari subsp. concheus includes:
- the crcB gene encoding fluoride efflux transporter CrcB: MISTVLAVGFGGFLGAISRMLTSSFFNKIIPHDFPYGTLLVNIIGSFLMGLFFSYANSKGVHIFTKSLISTGFLSAFTTFSTFSYENLLFLQSGDYFHFFLNIILNVILCLLAVWIGFLIFK; encoded by the coding sequence TTGATTAGTACGGTTTTGGCTGTAGGTTTTGGTGGCTTTTTAGGGGCCATATCCAGAATGCTTACTAGTAGCTTTTTTAATAAAATCATTCCACATGATTTTCCTTATGGTACCTTACTTGTTAATATCATAGGATCTTTTTTAATGGGCTTGTTTTTTTCTTATGCAAACTCTAAAGGTGTGCATATTTTTACTAAAAGTTTAATTAGCACAGGTTTTTTAAGTGCTTTTACGACTTTTTCAACTTTTTCTTATGAAAATTTACTATTTTTGCAAAGTGGTGATTATTTTCACTTTTTTCTAAATATTATTTTAAATGTTATCCTTTGTCTTTTGGCAGTATGGATTGGTTTTTTAATTTTTAAATAA
- a CDS encoding lysophospholipid acyltransferase family protein, which translates to MKIYQRFKALVFWIEFILSIIFLCIAFLLLQSQEKIWKIRKAWSKLQKYVINYKIQTQGSIHPQANLLLINHQSLLDIVVLEDLCPKNISWIAKKELGELPVFKTLIKKPKIICIDRSPKGLVKLLKEAKERLEEDRILAIFPEGTRSKTQKLLKFKVGAKILSKKLNLKVQPVVIVDSAKILDTQNFSANSGVLKIVFLDLVDISKDDWLEQTREKMQTILDNERSKA; encoded by the coding sequence GTGAAGATTTATCAAAGATTTAAGGCTTTAGTATTTTGGATTGAATTTATTTTATCTATTATATTTTTATGCATTGCCTTTTTATTATTGCAATCACAGGAAAAAATTTGGAAAATCAGAAAAGCATGGTCAAAACTGCAAAAATATGTAATAAATTATAAAATCCAAACCCAAGGCTCTATACATCCTCAAGCTAATTTACTTTTAATCAATCATCAAAGCTTGTTAGATATAGTTGTTTTGGAAGATTTATGTCCAAAAAATATATCTTGGATAGCAAAAAAAGAACTTGGTGAACTCCCCGTTTTTAAAACTTTGATTAAAAAACCTAAAATTATTTGTATAGATAGAAGTCCAAAAGGTCTAGTAAAACTTTTAAAAGAAGCCAAAGAAAGACTAGAAGAAGATAGAATTTTGGCTATTTTTCCAGAAGGTACAAGATCTAAAACACAAAAACTTTTAAAATTTAAAGTTGGAGCTAAAATTTTAAGTAAAAAACTTAATCTAAAAGTCCAACCTGTGGTAATTGTTGATTCAGCTAAAATTTTAGATACACAAAACTTTAGCGCAAATAGTGGCGTTTTAAAAATAGTATTTCTTGATCTTGTTGATATAAGTAAAGATGATTGGCTTGAGCAAACTAGAGAAAAAATGCAAACAATCTTAGATAACGAAAGGTCAAAAGCTTGA
- a CDS encoding SH3 domain-containing protein translates to MLKTFKVFCVFLLAFNLYAQENSVFEDYNILEKNYNQLDDQAKQIYQTIAPSDESNYESKINDENFIPQGSLVLNTKEYTDEAYIDEAFAIDLEVITTTNVSFDLNVSFEKNDDMLWINPNLIWEQKANSYHTKLWFEAKSLNANLNKIIVSLSRNDHIFQSSSLIIKPIRLKKIDAPSNKYSHIVANNLEVKQVKTSHFDNDNIILFIELVGENTNLASFNIKDIQKQGVEAIKGDFEKQSGFYYAILDKSKTRFDFSYFNLNSKELKDFSLKIELKEDSISTQSDLNPKTNDFNFYKQVFLWSLCGIFALWFVFKKSYIALGLAILALIASFLAQNNIYKAILKAESKVQILPTLNSTHFYSGKYNQEVEVLDSRDEYKKILFNNGKIGWVKSEDLSKI, encoded by the coding sequence TTGCTAAAAACCTTCAAAGTTTTTTGTGTTTTTTTACTAGCGTTTAATTTATATGCTCAAGAAAATAGCGTTTTTGAAGATTATAACATCTTAGAAAAAAACTACAATCAATTAGACGATCAAGCTAAGCAAATTTATCAAACTATCGCTCCAAGTGATGAGAGTAATTATGAAAGCAAAATCAATGATGAAAATTTTATCCCTCAAGGTTCTTTAGTATTAAATACAAAAGAATACACTGATGAGGCTTACATAGATGAAGCTTTTGCTATAGATCTTGAGGTTATCACCACAACTAATGTAAGTTTTGATTTAAATGTGAGTTTTGAAAAAAATGATGATATGCTTTGGATTAATCCTAATCTTATTTGGGAACAAAAGGCTAATTCATATCATACAAAATTATGGTTTGAAGCAAAAAGTTTAAATGCTAATTTAAATAAAATCATCGTTTCTTTAAGCAGAAATGATCATATTTTTCAAAGCTCATCACTAATTATAAAACCTATTAGACTTAAAAAAATCGACGCTCCTTCTAATAAATACTCACACATAGTTGCAAATAATTTAGAAGTAAAACAAGTAAAAACAAGCCATTTTGATAATGATAATATAATTTTATTTATAGAACTTGTAGGAGAAAATACAAACCTAGCAAGTTTTAACATAAAAGATATTCAAAAACAAGGCGTAGAGGCTATTAAAGGTGATTTTGAAAAACAAAGTGGGTTTTATTATGCTATTTTAGATAAAAGCAAAACACGTTTTGATTTTTCTTATTTTAATTTAAATTCTAAAGAATTAAAAGATTTTTCTTTAAAAATAGAACTTAAAGAAGATAGCATAAGCACACAAAGTGATTTAAATCCAAAAACTAATGACTTTAATTTTTACAAGCAAGTATTTTTGTGGAGCTTGTGTGGTATTTTTGCTTTATGGTTTGTATTTAAGAAAAGCTATATAGCTTTAGGCTTAGCAATTTTGGCTCTAATAGCAAGTTTTTTAGCCCAAAATAACATATATAAAGCCATATTAAAAGCTGAAAGCAAAGTGCAAATTTTACCAACTCTTAACTCAACTCATTTTTATTCTGGAAAATATAACCAAGAAGTAGAAGTGTTAGATTCAAGAGATGAATATAAAAAAATTTTATTTAATAATGGAAAAATAGGCTGGGTAAAAAGTGAAGATTTATCAAAGATTTAA
- the purQ gene encoding phosphoribosylformylglycinamidine synthase subunit PurQ has translation MKVAIIRFPGTNCEFDTAYAFEKLGVKTEIIWHERQDFSADLIILPGGFSYGDYLRCAAIAKLAPAMKTLKEHVQKGGYVLGICNGFQILLELGLLKGAMKHNNSLSFISKMQALQVVSNNNAFLKNFQKNDIIELPIAHGEGNYFNSEDGIKMLEDKDMILLRYINNPNGSLNDIAGICDENKKVFGLMPHPERMCDDILGSKVGLKMFEGFLNC, from the coding sequence ATGAAAGTAGCTATTATTCGTTTTCCTGGAACTAATTGCGAGTTTGATACAGCTTATGCTTTTGAAAAACTAGGCGTAAAAACTGAAATCATTTGGCATGAAAGACAAGATTTTAGTGCAGATTTAATTATCTTACCAGGTGGATTTTCTTATGGAGATTATTTAAGATGTGCAGCCATTGCAAAACTTGCTCCTGCCATGAAAACACTTAAAGAACATGTACAAAAAGGTGGATATGTTCTAGGTATTTGCAATGGTTTTCAAATTTTATTAGAGCTTGGTCTTTTAAAGGGAGCTATGAAACACAACAATAGCTTAAGTTTTATTTCTAAAATGCAAGCATTACAAGTGGTATCAAACAATAATGCTTTTTTGAAAAATTTCCAAAAAAATGACATTATAGAATTACCTATTGCTCACGGTGAAGGAAATTATTTTAATAGCGAAGATGGTATTAAAATGCTAGAAGATAAAGATATGATTTTATTAAGATATATCAACAATCCAAATGGCTCTTTAAATGATATAGCTGGGATTTGCGATGAAAATAAAAAAGTCTTTGGACTTATGCCACACCCTGAAAGAATGTGTGATGATATACTTGGCTCAAAAGTAGGACTTAAAATGTTTGAAGGATTTTTAAATTGCTAA
- the purS gene encoding phosphoribosylformylglycinamidine synthase subunit PurS, with translation MKVIVNITLKNGVLDPQGKAIEKALHSLDFNNITNVKTSKQISFDIACDNKEKALKQVDLMCKELLANTVIEDYEIIL, from the coding sequence ATGAAAGTAATTGTAAATATCACACTAAAAAATGGAGTTTTAGATCCTCAAGGCAAAGCCATAGAAAAGGCTTTACATTCTTTAGATTTTAATAACATAACAAATGTTAAAACCTCAAAACAAATTAGTTTTGATATAGCTTGTGATAATAAAGAAAAAGCTTTAAAACAAGTTGATTTAATGTGTAAAGAATTGCTTGCAAATACTGTGATAGAAGATTATGAGATAATATTATGA
- the purC gene encoding phosphoribosylaminoimidazolesuccinocarboxamide synthase — protein sequence MATKLDLLYEGKGKKMFKTDDENLLITEFKDDLTAFNAEKRGNEAGKGALNCKISTEIFHLLEKEGIKTHLVETISDKEQIVKKCNIIPIEVITRNVATGSLTKRLGIKEGTILPFAVVEFCYKNDDLGDPIINDEHCLILNLVKSEKDLELIKNIARQINSILVKFFESKGLRLIDFKLEFGIDSEGNMILADEISPDSCRFWDSKTNEKLDKDRFRQDLGNVKMAYEEVLKRILS from the coding sequence ATGGCAACAAAACTAGATCTTTTATACGAGGGAAAAGGTAAAAAAATGTTTAAGACTGATGATGAGAATTTACTCATCACAGAATTTAAAGATGATTTAACTGCTTTTAATGCAGAAAAAAGAGGTAACGAAGCAGGAAAAGGTGCGTTAAATTGTAAAATTAGTACTGAAATTTTTCATCTTTTAGAAAAAGAAGGTATTAAAACACATCTAGTAGAAACTATCAGCGATAAAGAACAAATTGTTAAAAAATGCAATATTATACCTATTGAGGTTATTACTAGAAATGTAGCTACAGGATCTTTAACAAAAAGATTAGGCATTAAAGAAGGTACAATTTTACCTTTTGCTGTAGTTGAGTTTTGTTATAAAAATGATGATTTAGGTGATCCTATTATCAATGATGAACATTGTTTGATTTTAAATTTAGTAAAAAGTGAAAAAGATTTAGAATTAATAAAAAATATTGCAAGACAAATCAATTCTATCTTGGTTAAATTCTTTGAATCTAAAGGTTTAAGATTGATTGATTTTAAATTAGAATTTGGTATTGATAGTGAAGGAAATATGATACTAGCTGATGAAATTAGCCCTGATAGTTGTAGATTTTGGGATAGCAAAACTAATGAAAAATTAGACAAAGATCGCTTCAGACAAGACTTAGGTAATGTAAAAATGGCCTATGAAGAAGTATTAAAAAGAATTTTAAGTTAG